The following proteins are encoded in a genomic region of Dyadobacter sp. UC 10:
- a CDS encoding carbamoyltransferase family protein: MKILGISAFYHDSAAALIDNGEIVAAAQEERFTRKKHDPGFPSNAVAFCLEYGGLTLNELDAIVFYDKPLLKFERLLETYYAFAPKGLRSFLTAMPVWIKEKMFLKRLINEELVKLGYDKKKKVKLLFPEHHLSHAASAYYPSPFEKSAILTIDGVGEWATASICLGEGKDISILKELRFPHSLGLLYSAFTYFLGFRVNSGEYKLMGLAPYGNPASPDIKKYEDLILKNLIELNEDGSVWLNQDYFDYATGLKMVNEDKWEALFGFKTRKPEDALEPVHCNLGLAIQNITEEAVIRMAKEAKRLTGADYLCMAGGVALNCVSNGKLQKENIFKDIFIQPAAGDAGGALGAAQAAYHIFFGQERKVTWKADAMRGSYLGPTFSDLDVALTAKKYKAVYRYYENFKEVSQEAAQLLSEGNVVGWIQGRMEFGPRALGGRSILGDPRNAEMQKKLNLKIKYRESFRPFAPSVLAEDCAKFFDYEGISPYMLLVHPVAEERRKPVPANYGAMDLREKLYFERSDLPSITHIDYSARIQTVHKETNPRYYELIDAFKALTGYAVIVNTSFNVRGEPIVCTPNDAYRCFMRTEMDYLVVGNFIFDKKQQPEWLEKDNWKEEFVLD; encoded by the coding sequence ATGAAAATTCTAGGTATCTCAGCCTTTTATCACGATTCAGCAGCAGCTCTTATTGATAATGGTGAAATTGTTGCAGCCGCTCAGGAAGAGCGCTTTACAAGAAAAAAACACGACCCCGGCTTTCCCTCGAATGCGGTTGCATTTTGCCTCGAATACGGCGGACTTACCCTGAACGAATTGGACGCGATTGTCTTTTACGACAAGCCGCTGCTCAAGTTCGAAAGACTGCTCGAAACCTATTACGCATTTGCACCGAAAGGGTTGAGATCGTTCCTGACTGCAATGCCCGTCTGGATCAAGGAAAAGATGTTCTTAAAGCGTCTGATCAATGAAGAATTGGTTAAACTGGGTTACGATAAGAAGAAGAAAGTGAAGCTCCTGTTCCCCGAGCATCACCTCTCCCACGCCGCAAGCGCATATTATCCATCGCCGTTTGAAAAGTCTGCTATTCTTACCATTGATGGGGTCGGGGAGTGGGCAACGGCTTCCATTTGTTTGGGAGAGGGGAAGGATATCAGCATCTTGAAAGAACTGAGATTCCCGCATTCACTGGGACTTCTGTATTCTGCATTTACCTATTTCCTTGGTTTTCGCGTCAATTCCGGAGAGTATAAGTTAATGGGTCTTGCCCCTTACGGTAACCCTGCTTCTCCCGATATTAAAAAATACGAAGATCTTATTCTCAAAAACCTGATTGAATTGAATGAAGACGGTTCCGTTTGGCTTAATCAGGATTATTTCGATTATGCAACGGGCCTGAAAATGGTCAATGAGGACAAATGGGAGGCATTATTCGGTTTCAAAACCAGAAAACCTGAGGATGCGCTTGAACCTGTACATTGTAACCTGGGCCTTGCAATCCAAAACATCACCGAGGAAGCAGTAATTCGTATGGCAAAGGAAGCAAAACGCCTTACGGGAGCGGATTACCTTTGCATGGCCGGCGGTGTTGCCCTCAACTGCGTGTCCAACGGAAAGCTGCAGAAGGAAAATATATTCAAAGACATTTTTATCCAGCCTGCCGCCGGTGATGCGGGTGGGGCGCTTGGAGCCGCTCAGGCTGCTTATCACATTTTCTTTGGACAGGAAAGAAAGGTAACCTGGAAGGCCGATGCCATGAGAGGCTCCTATCTGGGGCCTACTTTTTCAGATCTGGATGTAGCGCTTACGGCAAAAAAATACAAAGCGGTTTACAGGTATTACGAAAATTTTAAGGAAGTGTCTCAGGAAGCGGCGCAGTTACTTTCGGAAGGGAATGTAGTTGGATGGATCCAGGGGCGTATGGAATTCGGGCCGCGCGCATTAGGTGGGCGGAGCATCCTCGGTGATCCCAGAAACGCCGAAATGCAAAAGAAACTCAACCTGAAAATCAAATACCGTGAGTCTTTCCGTCCGTTTGCACCCTCCGTGCTGGCAGAGGACTGTGCAAAATTTTTCGATTATGAAGGAATTTCGCCTTATATGCTGTTGGTACATCCTGTTGCAGAAGAAAGACGGAAACCGGTACCAGCCAATTATGGCGCCATGGACCTCCGTGAAAAGCTCTATTTTGAACGGTCTGACCTACCTTCCATTACGCATATTGACTATTCGGCTCGCATCCAGACTGTCCACAAGGAAACCAATCCGCGTTACTACGAGCTGATTGATGCCTTTAAGGCGCTTACCGGTTATGCGGTTATCGTCAATACAAGCTTCAACGTTCGCGGTGAGCCGATCGTCTGCACGCCAAACGATGCCTACCGGTGCTTCATGCGTACGGAGATGGACTATCTTGTTGTCGGCAATTTTATTTTTGATAAAAAGCAGCAACCCGAATGGCTGGAAAAGGACAATTGGAAAGAAGAATTTGTACTTGATTAA
- a CDS encoding DUF5989 family protein codes for MDFLTDLFAFMKERKKWWLAPVIIVLLLIGVLIVIGGGSAVAPFIYTLF; via the coding sequence ATGGATTTCTTGACCGACTTATTTGCCTTTATGAAGGAACGGAAAAAATGGTGGTTAGCTCCTGTGATCATTGTGCTGCTTCTGATTGGTGTACTGATCGTAATCGGAGGAGGCTCAGCAGTTGCTCCATTTATTTACACCTTATTCTGA
- a CDS encoding SxtJ family membrane protein — MSESDKAKAQLVIVTGLVVLYFIFKSQYFLIAAAIVGVLSIAIPAAGNLIVKGWYKIAEVLGFINGRILLSLVFFVILFPVAAIAKLGRKNPLSLKRGVKGSVFVERNHKYSSKDLEQVW; from the coding sequence ATGAGTGAATCTGATAAGGCCAAAGCACAATTGGTTATTGTTACCGGACTGGTCGTTCTATACTTTATTTTCAAATCACAATATTTTCTGATAGCGGCAGCGATTGTCGGCGTGTTAAGCATTGCAATCCCAGCCGCGGGCAACCTGATCGTCAAAGGATGGTACAAAATCGCAGAGGTTTTAGGTTTCATCAACGGACGGATTTTGCTGTCACTTGTGTTCTTCGTAATCCTGTTTCCCGTTGCGGCTATCGCAAAACTCGGGAGGAAAAACCCGCTGTCACTTAAACGCGGCGTTAAAGGTTCTGTATTCGTTGAAAGAAATCACAAATATTCATCGAAAGATCTTGAACAAGTTTGGTAG